In Halobaculum magnesiiphilum, the following proteins share a genomic window:
- a CDS encoding DUF6884 domain-containing protein produces the protein METLGLVQAGACPFRGRGTAVDRYATAFFTKKAELAELVCDEWVVLSERHGVIDPDEEVEGVDREFTELEPAAQARWSMEVVSDVASHVRKHEYERVIVFADRPMRDALKERGGLLSRIAAAGAETVEPLAGIGGRERQELWLDEQLSIRRDAADPTAADLESTPGELS, from the coding sequence ATGGAGACGTTGGGGCTCGTGCAGGCCGGCGCCTGTCCGTTCCGGGGGCGGGGGACCGCAGTCGATCGCTACGCGACGGCCTTCTTCACCAAGAAGGCCGAGCTCGCCGAGCTCGTCTGCGACGAGTGGGTCGTCCTCTCGGAGCGCCACGGCGTGATCGACCCCGACGAGGAGGTCGAGGGCGTCGACCGGGAGTTCACCGAGCTGGAGCCGGCCGCGCAGGCGCGGTGGTCGATGGAGGTGGTGAGCGATGTCGCCTCCCACGTCCGCAAACACGAGTACGAGCGCGTGATCGTGTTCGCCGACCGGCCGATGCGCGACGCGCTGAAGGAACGCGGCGGGCTGCTCAGCCGGATCGCCGCCGCCGGCGCGGAGACGGTCGAGCCGCTGGCCGGGATCGGCGGCCGAGAGCGACAGGAACTTTGGCTCGACGAGCAGCTCTCGATCCGACGGGACGCCGCCGATCCGACCGCGGCGGATCTCGAATCGACGCCCGGCGAGCTGTCCTGA
- the psmB gene encoding archaeal proteasome endopeptidase complex subunit beta, protein MRPSSDLADLDAIGGDETVFGPELGEFPNADERRAQATGEGEMKTGTTTVGLRTEEGVVLATDMRASLGRMVSSKDVQKVEQIHPTGALTIAGSVSAAQNLIQTLKAETNLYETRRGKDMSMQALSTLTGNLLRSGAFFIVQPILGGVDDEGTHIYSIDAAGGMTEEEYTVTGSGSQFALGVLEQEYDEGMSIEEAKRVAARAIKSAVERDTASGNGINMCVVTDEGVDVTKHKDIDELTA, encoded by the coding sequence ATGCGACCATCTAGTGACCTCGCGGACCTCGACGCCATCGGCGGCGACGAAACCGTGTTCGGACCGGAACTCGGGGAGTTCCCCAACGCCGACGAGCGTCGCGCCCAGGCGACCGGCGAAGGCGAGATGAAGACCGGGACGACGACCGTCGGCCTGCGGACCGAAGAGGGCGTCGTGCTCGCGACCGACATGCGCGCCTCGCTGGGCCGGATGGTCTCCTCGAAGGACGTCCAGAAGGTCGAACAGATCCACCCGACGGGCGCGCTCACCATCGCTGGGTCGGTCTCGGCGGCGCAGAACCTCATCCAGACGCTGAAGGCCGAGACGAACCTCTATGAGACCCGCCGCGGCAAGGACATGAGCATGCAGGCGCTGTCGACGCTCACCGGGAACCTCCTCCGCTCGGGGGCGTTCTTCATCGTCCAGCCGATCCTCGGCGGCGTCGACGACGAGGGTACACACATCTACTCCATCGACGCGGCCGGCGGCATGACCGAGGAGGAGTACACCGTCACCGGCTCCGGCTCGCAGTTCGCGCTGGGCGTGCTCGAACAGGAGTACGACGAGGGCATGTCCATCGAGGAGGCGAAGCGCGTCGCCGCCCGCGCGATCAAGTCGGCCGTCGAGCGCGACACCGCCTCCGGCAACGGGATCAACATGTGCGTCGTGACCGACGAGGGCGTCGACGTCACGAAGCACAAGGACATCGACGAGCTCACGGCCTGA
- a CDS encoding RNA-guided endonuclease InsQ/TnpB family protein, whose protein sequence is MYYAYKYRLKPSDAHREELDRHRDICRQLYNHTLYRLNEYQDEHGELPSMTALRSELPDLKKWWDGLSDVYSKVLQTVVERLFDNLKGLSALKKNGYGVGQLKWKPPREFRSFTYSQSGFKLDKKGGQTVLSLSKLADIPIRLHRAIPDDAKLKQVTVKKEPTGEWFATFGVQMDREPPEPPENPEKCVGIDVGILKYAHDTDGTAVGSLDLSDERERLEREQRKLSRKQHGSATYEKQRRQVAEFHADLRRKRRDFLHKLSNYYAREYDFVAVEDLNVKGMVESPSNSPNTTSAAWRTFLSLLEYKCEREGTHFVAVNPRGTTKECASCGVSTDKPLWVREHSCPACGFEADRDANAAWNIRSRGLEDVGVGHSESTPVETALPVDTPVSAKRVVEAGSPTLKEQTASAVSE, encoded by the coding sequence ATGTACTACGCCTACAAGTACCGTCTCAAGCCGTCCGACGCCCACCGTGAGGAGTTGGACCGCCACCGAGACATTTGTAGGCAACTCTACAACCACACGCTCTATCGCCTCAACGAGTACCAAGACGAACACGGCGAACTGCCGTCCATGACCGCGCTTCGGTCGGAGCTACCCGACCTCAAGAAGTGGTGGGACGGCCTCTCCGACGTGTACTCGAAGGTTCTCCAAACCGTCGTGGAACGCCTGTTCGACAACCTCAAAGGACTCTCGGCGCTCAAGAAGAACGGCTACGGCGTCGGTCAACTCAAGTGGAAGCCGCCACGCGAGTTCCGCAGTTTCACGTACAGTCAGTCTGGCTTCAAGCTCGACAAGAAGGGCGGTCAGACTGTGCTGTCACTCTCGAAACTCGCGGACATACCGATTCGGCTTCACCGCGCTATCCCCGACGACGCGAAGCTCAAACAGGTCACGGTCAAAAAGGAACCGACGGGCGAGTGGTTCGCCACCTTCGGCGTCCAAATGGACCGTGAACCGCCCGAACCGCCTGAGAACCCCGAGAAGTGCGTTGGTATCGACGTAGGGATTCTCAAGTACGCACACGACACCGACGGCACGGCGGTCGGGTCGCTCGACCTCTCCGACGAGCGCGAACGGTTGGAGCGAGAGCAACGGAAGCTCTCGCGGAAGCAACACGGTTCTGCGACCTACGAGAAGCAACGGCGTCAAGTCGCGGAGTTTCACGCCGACCTCCGACGGAAGCGCCGCGACTTTCTGCATAAACTCTCGAACTACTACGCTCGGGAGTACGACTTCGTGGCGGTCGAAGACCTGAACGTGAAGGGGATGGTGGAGTCGCCGTCGAACAGCCCCAACACGACGTCTGCCGCGTGGCGGACGTTCCTCTCGTTGCTCGAATACAAGTGCGAGCGCGAAGGGACGCACTTCGTGGCGGTCAACCCGAGAGGGACGACCAAGGAGTGCGCGTCGTGCGGCGTTTCGACCGACAAGCCGTTGTGGGTCCGTGAACACTCCTGTCCCGCCTGCGGGTTTGAGGCGGACAGGGACGCGAACGCGGCGTGGAACATTCGTTCTCGCGGCCTCGAAGACGTAGGAGTGGGACACTCCGAATCAACGCCTGTGGAGACTGCGCTCCCTGTGGATACACCTGTATCTGCAAAGCGCGTCGTGGAAGCAGGAAGCCCTACCCTCAAGGAGCAAACGGCGTCAGCCGTGAGCGAGTAG
- a CDS encoding CBS domain-containing protein codes for MELPTPQDLRERRTSLDLTQSALAERADVSQPLIARIEGGDVDPRLSTLRRIVEALDEVEGGVVRARDIMHESVISVAPDHSVREAVDLMEEEAYSQLPVIQNGTPVGSISFSDVNQAGEDAADLPVSEVMSESFPPVSPDATVDEIRNLLEHYKAVVVTDGGDAVGIITEADLAAQLS; via the coding sequence ATGGAACTCCCCACGCCGCAGGACCTGCGCGAGCGGCGGACGTCGCTCGATCTGACCCAGAGCGCGCTCGCCGAGCGAGCGGACGTGTCGCAGCCGCTGATCGCCCGCATCGAGGGCGGGGACGTGGACCCTCGCCTGTCGACGCTCCGGCGCATCGTCGAGGCGCTCGACGAGGTCGAGGGCGGGGTCGTCCGCGCCCGCGACATCATGCACGAGTCGGTGATCAGCGTCGCGCCCGACCACTCCGTCCGCGAGGCCGTCGACCTGATGGAGGAGGAGGCGTACTCCCAGCTCCCGGTGATCCAGAACGGGACGCCCGTCGGGTCGATCTCCTTCTCGGACGTGAACCAGGCCGGCGAGGACGCCGCGGATCTCCCGGTCAGCGAGGTGATGTCGGAGTCGTTCCCGCCGGTGAGCCCGGACGCGACCGTCGACGAGATCCGGAACCTGCTGGAGCACTACAAGGCGGTCGTCGTCACCGACGGCGGCGACGCCGTCGGGATCATCACCGAGGCGGACCTGGCGGCGCAGTTGTCCTGA
- a CDS encoding winged helix-turn-helix transcriptional regulator, with the protein MVESTDVEGLSRPDDDCARLEDLQAESGVRDVLSLFGKKYTLAIMYEFAFSEGGLRFKDLEARLDISSTTLSNRLAELTEAEYVERHSYDEVPPRVEYVATEKTHALTSIFEDLYDWANAYAPES; encoded by the coding sequence ATGGTAGAGTCCACCGATGTCGAGGGGCTGTCGCGCCCAGACGATGACTGCGCGCGCCTGGAGGACCTCCAGGCGGAGAGCGGCGTCCGGGACGTACTCTCACTGTTCGGCAAGAAGTACACGCTCGCCATCATGTACGAGTTCGCGTTCAGCGAAGGAGGCCTCCGGTTCAAGGATCTGGAGGCGCGGCTGGACATCTCCTCGACCACGCTGTCGAATCGGCTGGCTGAACTTACGGAGGCTGAGTACGTCGAGCGTCACTCCTACGACGAGGTGCCGCCGCGGGTGGAGTACGTCGCCACGGAGAAGACACACGCGCTGACGTCCATCTTCGAGGACCTCTACGACTGGGCCAATGCCTACGCACCCGAGAGCTGA
- a CDS encoding low temperature requirement protein A, producing the protein MSTSDSSASFDPDPTDVSEQGKAASTVELFFDLVFVFAFTQVTGFLVAHLTWAGLARGAAILAAVWWAWVCYTWLTGAAAAEENVVERLLLFTAMAAMVVVALSIPGAFGETALVYGVAYFVVRVLHVLLYVRTAPAETRAAVVRVAPGFLGGPALLVAASFVTGPLASGLWIAALAIDYGIVFVRGVEGFTVDVGHFVERYQLIMIIALGESIVAIGVAVGVDALTSGPMVVLAVLLGFVLAVSLWWLYFDYIILAAGQKLADVSDHAQTRLARDSYSVLHLPIVGSIIFVALGIEQTLAHVGEPLGLVAAVGLCGGCALYLLGHNAWRYHDHGTVSVARLLVAGLAFALIFVSGQVTAIAVLAALTVLFVGLAAYETVFSDDRNAIRGRHLS; encoded by the coding sequence ATGAGTACGAGTGATTCGTCGGCGTCGTTCGACCCGGACCCGACCGACGTGAGTGAGCAGGGCAAAGCCGCCTCAACAGTGGAGCTCTTCTTCGATCTCGTGTTCGTGTTCGCGTTCACCCAGGTCACGGGATTTCTCGTCGCGCATCTCACGTGGGCGGGCCTCGCGCGCGGCGCGGCGATCCTCGCGGCAGTCTGGTGGGCGTGGGTCTGTTACACGTGGCTGACGGGTGCTGCAGCAGCCGAAGAGAACGTCGTCGAGCGGCTGCTCCTCTTCACCGCGATGGCCGCGATGGTCGTCGTGGCACTCTCGATTCCCGGTGCATTCGGTGAGACGGCCCTCGTGTACGGCGTCGCATACTTCGTCGTTCGCGTCCTCCACGTCCTCTTGTACGTCCGGACCGCGCCAGCCGAAACACGTGCGGCGGTGGTGCGGGTTGCGCCCGGCTTCCTCGGCGGGCCGGCGTTGCTCGTGGCGGCCAGTTTCGTGACTGGCCCGCTGGCGAGCGGCCTCTGGATCGCTGCCCTCGCAATCGATTACGGTATCGTGTTCGTCCGCGGTGTCGAAGGGTTCACGGTCGATGTCGGGCACTTTGTCGAACGGTACCAGCTCATCATGATCATCGCGCTCGGTGAGTCTATCGTGGCAATCGGTGTCGCCGTCGGGGTGGACGCCCTGACCAGCGGGCCGATGGTGGTGCTTGCCGTGCTCCTCGGCTTCGTGCTCGCCGTCTCGCTGTGGTGGCTGTACTTCGATTATATCATCCTCGCCGCCGGGCAGAAACTCGCAGACGTGAGCGACCACGCACAGACACGCCTGGCGCGCGATTCGTACAGCGTCCTACATCTCCCGATCGTCGGGAGCATCATTTTCGTCGCCCTCGGGATCGAACAGACGCTCGCACACGTCGGCGAACCACTCGGACTCGTCGCTGCCGTTGGACTGTGCGGGGGGTGTGCGCTCTACTTGCTCGGTCATAACGCGTGGCGGTACCACGACCACGGGACGGTGAGCGTCGCCCGGCTGCTAGTGGCGGGCCTCGCCTTCGCACTCATCTTTGTCTCGGGACAGGTCACTGCGATCGCCGTGCTCGCTGCGCTCACGGTGCTCTTCGTCGGCCTCGCCGCGTATGAGACAGTATTTTCCGACGACCGGAACGCGATCCGTGGCCGCCACCTGTCGTAG
- the dnaJ gene encoding molecular chaperone DnaJ yields MSEDFYDVLGVSRDASEEEIKQAYRQKATEYHPDVSDEPDAEEKFKKVKKAKEVLTDEEKRQAYDRMGHDQFEQAEKRGGFDGGPGGAGGGMGGGPFGGGGMGGGMGGGGMGGLGDIFEEFFGGGGGGRGGPRPGKDLRTNLDITLQEAHDGITKQFSVARPTRCEECGGSGHPEDADVRTCPQCDGRGQVTQVQQTPLGRVQQRGACPNCEGEGELYSEDCAVCDGSGITREETTLTVDVPAGIQDGQTLRMDGEGAPGEPGARDGDLLIEVRVEGDDRFERDGADLHLTEPVSFPQAVFGDTIQLETLDGSVEFEVPAGTQSGETFRLKGKGMPRLRRRGNGDLYVQVQVVTPDDLTSEQREALKEFAEAGGEEIDVSEGFFEKIKNSL; encoded by the coding sequence ATGAGCGAGGACTTCTACGACGTGCTCGGGGTCTCGCGGGACGCCTCCGAGGAGGAGATCAAGCAGGCGTACCGCCAGAAGGCCACCGAGTACCATCCCGACGTCAGCGACGAGCCCGACGCCGAGGAGAAGTTCAAGAAGGTCAAGAAGGCCAAGGAGGTCCTCACGGACGAGGAGAAGCGGCAGGCGTACGACCGAATGGGCCACGACCAGTTCGAGCAGGCCGAGAAGCGCGGCGGCTTCGACGGCGGCCCGGGCGGCGCCGGCGGGGGCATGGGTGGCGGCCCCTTCGGCGGCGGCGGAATGGGTGGCGGGATGGGCGGCGGCGGCATGGGCGGCCTCGGCGACATCTTCGAGGAGTTCTTCGGCGGCGGGGGCGGCGGCCGCGGCGGCCCGCGGCCGGGCAAGGACCTCCGAACGAACCTGGACATCACACTGCAGGAGGCCCACGACGGCATCACGAAGCAGTTCTCCGTCGCGCGCCCGACGCGCTGTGAGGAGTGTGGCGGCTCGGGTCACCCGGAGGACGCGGACGTGCGGACGTGTCCGCAGTGTGACGGCCGCGGGCAGGTGACCCAGGTGCAGCAGACGCCGCTCGGGCGCGTCCAGCAGCGGGGCGCGTGTCCCAACTGCGAGGGCGAGGGCGAGCTGTACTCCGAGGACTGCGCCGTCTGTGACGGCTCGGGGATCACCCGCGAGGAGACCACCCTCACGGTGGACGTGCCCGCGGGCATTCAGGACGGCCAGACGCTCCGGATGGACGGCGAGGGCGCCCCCGGGGAGCCCGGCGCCCGCGATGGCGACCTGCTCATCGAGGTGCGCGTCGAGGGCGACGACCGCTTCGAGCGCGACGGCGCCGACCTCCACCTCACCGAGCCCGTCTCGTTCCCGCAGGCCGTCTTCGGCGACACGATCCAGCTGGAGACGCTCGACGGCAGCGTCGAGTTCGAGGTGCCCGCCGGCACCCAGAGCGGCGAGACGTTCCGTCTGAAGGGCAAGGGGATGCCCCGCCTGCGTCGGCGCGGCAACGGTGACCTCTACGTCCAGGTGCAGGTCGTCACGCCCGACGACCTCACGAGCGAGCAGCGCGAGGCGCTCAAGGAGTTCGCGGAGGCCGGCGGCGAGGAGATCGACGTGAGCGAGGGCTTCTTCGAGAAGATCAAGAACTCGCTGTAG
- a CDS encoding DUF555 domain-containing protein, with amino-acid sequence MSNYLVALEAAWLVRDVEAIDDAIGVAVSEAGRRLNEANKEFVDVEVGATPCPACGEPFDSAFIAASTALVGLMLEIEVFNADSEEHATRIAKSEIGGALRDVPLDVLDVIETEADDEDE; translated from the coding sequence GTGAGCAACTATCTCGTCGCGTTAGAGGCGGCCTGGTTGGTGCGGGACGTGGAGGCGATCGACGACGCGATCGGCGTGGCGGTCAGCGAGGCGGGCCGGCGTCTCAACGAGGCGAACAAGGAGTTCGTCGACGTGGAGGTCGGCGCGACGCCGTGTCCCGCCTGCGGGGAGCCGTTCGACTCGGCGTTCATCGCCGCCTCGACCGCGCTCGTCGGACTGATGCTGGAGATCGAGGTGTTCAACGCCGACAGCGAGGAGCACGCCACCCGCATCGCCAAAAGCGAGATCGGCGGCGCCCTGCGCGACGTCCCCCTCGACGTGCTCGACGTGATCGAGACGGAAGCCGACGACGAGGACGAGTAG
- a CDS encoding MBL fold metallo-hydrolase encodes MTVRHDDLRVTWYGYATARVESEDGTVAYTDPGRYGVLSGEWTPPGGGNPKEAAHPRATDHRPMDADLVLVTHDHHYDSEGIERVAADDATVVVYEGVDAANIDRDVKPVDDLPFEVVRIGEEDHVAVDGVGDVWSVPAYNEPDGPHADADGSVTHPRGLGVGYRFTVGANGTSVFWPGDSDALDAFAEIDASLFLANISGSVCMSAPEAADLAGRMDPDLVVPIHYNTQAFLEADSATFASEVAKRSIPVALDESAE; translated from the coding sequence ATGACCGTCAGACACGACGACCTGCGGGTCACGTGGTACGGCTACGCCACCGCGCGCGTCGAGAGCGAGGACGGCACGGTCGCGTACACCGACCCCGGACGCTACGGCGTGCTCTCGGGGGAGTGGACGCCCCCCGGCGGCGGCAACCCGAAGGAGGCCGCGCACCCGCGCGCGACCGACCACCGACCGATGGACGCGGACCTCGTGCTCGTCACTCACGACCACCACTACGACTCCGAGGGGATCGAGCGCGTCGCCGCCGACGACGCCACCGTCGTCGTGTACGAGGGCGTCGACGCCGCGAACATCGACCGCGACGTGAAGCCCGTCGACGACCTCCCGTTCGAGGTCGTCCGGATCGGCGAGGAGGATCACGTCGCCGTCGACGGCGTCGGCGACGTGTGGTCGGTGCCGGCGTACAACGAGCCCGACGGCCCGCACGCCGACGCCGACGGCTCCGTCACGCACCCCCGCGGCCTCGGCGTCGGCTATCGGTTCACCGTCGGCGCGAACGGCACCTCCGTGTTCTGGCCCGGCGACTCCGACGCGCTCGACGCCTTCGCCGAGATAGACGCCTCGCTGTTTCTCGCGAACATCTCCGGGTCCGTCTGCATGAGCGCCCCCGAGGCGGCCGACCTCGCCGGGCGGATGGACCCCGATCTCGTCGTCCCGATCCACTACAACACGCAGGCGTTCCTCGAGGCCGACTCCGCGACGTTCGCGAGCGAGGTGGCGAAGCGATCGATCCCCGTCGCGCTCGACGAGTCGGCGGAGTAA
- a CDS encoding zinc ribbon domain-containing protein, which produces MPSRSTAAGGSHTCEACGTRIDPEDRFCSGCGRPVGSTDRDGPERGSGRGHGSPSAEDRAWLRRRVADLHAEGWETLSDDGERVVLRKRGVGRVPIHLLLFLLTGGFGNVLYAFYKYTSGAPRREVYADGTERLRGGDRGSGMDLPTVAGVGLGLVAAFAAAVWVGAGLIANVSAVALAVGALVFLLIALATATLPRVARDGVRSVRTFGTERAVDRERVRNPPEPCSACGRRVFRGEHRRYAERFYLAGLPLWTEESGENVYCSACADEANGPFDDDDDIDAELDRLRSTTERGRPATDRRTADRDDDRDGDTDDDRDRELDSNAS; this is translated from the coding sequence ATGCCCTCCCGATCGACTGCGGCCGGCGGGTCCCACACCTGCGAGGCCTGCGGAACCCGGATCGACCCCGAGGACCGGTTCTGTTCGGGCTGTGGCCGCCCCGTGGGTTCGACCGATCGCGACGGCCCCGAGCGAGGCTCGGGCCGTGGGCACGGGTCGCCCAGCGCGGAGGACCGCGCGTGGCTCCGCCGCCGCGTCGCCGACCTGCACGCCGAGGGGTGGGAGACGCTCTCCGACGACGGCGAGCGCGTCGTCCTCCGCAAGCGCGGCGTGGGCCGGGTGCCGATCCACCTGCTCCTGTTCCTCCTCACCGGCGGCTTCGGGAACGTCCTGTACGCGTTCTACAAGTACACCTCGGGAGCCCCCCGCCGGGAGGTGTACGCCGACGGCACCGAGCGCCTGCGCGGCGGCGACCGAGGGTCGGGGATGGACCTCCCGACCGTCGCCGGCGTCGGGCTCGGCCTCGTCGCGGCGTTCGCGGCGGCGGTGTGGGTCGGGGCCGGCCTGATCGCGAACGTCTCGGCGGTCGCGCTCGCGGTCGGCGCGCTGGTGTTCCTCCTGATCGCGCTCGCGACGGCGACGCTCCCGCGCGTCGCCCGCGACGGCGTGAGGTCGGTCCGGACCTTCGGCACGGAACGCGCCGTCGACCGCGAGCGCGTTCGCAACCCCCCGGAACCCTGTTCGGCCTGCGGTCGACGGGTGTTCCGCGGGGAACACCGCCGCTACGCCGAACGGTTCTACCTCGCTGGGCTGCCGCTGTGGACCGAGGAGTCGGGGGAGAACGTCTACTGTTCGGCGTGCGCCGACGAGGCGAACGGGCCGTTCGATGACGACGACGACATCGACGCCGAATTGGACCGCCTGCGGAGCACGACCGAGCGCGGGCGGCCGGCCACTGATCGGCGGACGGCCGACCGCGACGACGACCGGGACGGAGACACCGACGACGACCGCGATCGGGAACTCGACTCGAACGCCAGTTAG
- the ligA gene encoding ATP-dependent DNA ligase LigA has product MDFATFAERAESMAAEPGDLATVALVAETLAAAEGDAASGSDDLPVVARFLRGAVFPGWDGRTLSVGPALCHAALARAAGANVTADDIEARLAETGEIGAVAADLELGGQTGLAAFAGGDGAGAGDDADGAGNGNGNGLTVREVYDELVAVAEATGDGSESFREDTLFGLFTRASPVEAKILARLVLGEMRIGVGSGTLRDATAEAFLGASVTTPTEERDEDDRTEELVALVERALQVTNDHGRVARIARDEGEAGLREVSLSVGRPVRSMLAQSGTVADALESWEEAVVETKYDGARVQIHYEEGADRSADAGAAAGDADGTDRSAPSEDDPVSIYSRNMEDVTAALPELVEHVREHATAPAILDGEAVAVDDGGEPLPFQEILRRFRRKHDVDRMREEVRVELRAFDCLHAGGDDLLDAPLVERHDRLHEVLDEGVSELLVSDDADEIEAFETEALAAGHEGVMLKRPESTYDPGNRGKEWLKRKPDVETLDLVVTGAEWGEGRRAELFGTFEVSVCTEGADDDTNDGEGAYATVGKVATGITDEELADLTDLLEPYVRSEAGQRVTFAPEAVFEVGYEEIQRSPTYDSGYALRFPRFVAVREDKAPADADSLARLRRLADGAE; this is encoded by the coding sequence ATGGACTTCGCAACGTTCGCCGAGCGCGCCGAGTCGATGGCCGCCGAGCCCGGCGACCTCGCGACCGTCGCGCTCGTCGCCGAGACGCTGGCGGCCGCCGAGGGCGACGCGGCGTCCGGGAGCGACGACCTCCCGGTCGTCGCGCGGTTCCTCCGCGGGGCCGTGTTCCCCGGCTGGGACGGCCGGACGCTCTCGGTCGGCCCGGCGCTGTGTCACGCGGCGCTGGCGCGCGCCGCTGGCGCGAACGTCACCGCCGACGACATCGAGGCGCGCCTCGCCGAAACCGGCGAGATCGGCGCCGTCGCCGCCGACCTCGAACTGGGCGGCCAGACCGGCCTCGCCGCCTTCGCCGGCGGCGACGGTGCCGGCGCTGGCGACGACGCCGACGGCGCGGGGAACGGGAACGGGAACGGTCTGACCGTCCGCGAGGTGTACGACGAGCTGGTCGCCGTCGCGGAGGCGACCGGCGACGGCAGCGAGTCGTTCCGCGAGGACACGCTGTTCGGCCTGTTCACGCGCGCGAGCCCGGTCGAGGCGAAGATCCTCGCGCGACTCGTCCTCGGGGAGATGCGGATCGGCGTCGGCTCGGGCACGCTCCGGGACGCCACCGCCGAGGCGTTCCTCGGCGCGTCGGTGACGACGCCGACGGAGGAGCGCGACGAGGACGACCGCACCGAGGAGCTGGTCGCGCTCGTCGAGCGCGCGCTGCAGGTGACGAACGACCACGGGCGCGTCGCCCGGATCGCCCGCGACGAGGGCGAGGCCGGGCTGCGGGAGGTGTCGCTGTCGGTCGGGCGACCGGTCCGCTCGATGCTCGCGCAGTCGGGCACCGTCGCCGACGCGCTGGAGTCGTGGGAGGAGGCGGTCGTCGAGACGAAGTACGACGGCGCACGCGTGCAGATCCATTACGAGGAGGGGGCCGATCGGTCCGCGGACGCCGGCGCCGCGGCCGGCGATGCCGACGGGACCGACCGGTCTGCACCCTCCGAGGACGACCCCGTCTCGATCTACTCGCGCAACATGGAGGACGTGACCGCCGCCCTCCCGGAGCTTGTCGAACACGTCCGCGAACACGCGACGGCCCCGGCGATCCTCGACGGTGAGGCCGTCGCCGTCGACGACGGCGGCGAGCCGCTGCCGTTTCAGGAGATCCTCCGTCGCTTCCGGCGCAAGCACGACGTGGACCGGATGCGCGAGGAGGTGCGCGTCGAGCTCCGCGCGTTCGACTGCCTGCACGCCGGCGGCGACGACCTGCTCGACGCCCCGCTCGTCGAGCGCCACGACCGGCTTCACGAGGTGCTCGACGAGGGCGTCTCCGAGCTGCTGGTCTCCGACGACGCCGACGAGATCGAGGCGTTCGAGACCGAGGCGCTGGCGGCGGGCCACGAGGGCGTGATGCTCAAGCGCCCGGAGTCGACGTACGACCCCGGGAACCGCGGGAAGGAGTGGCTCAAGCGCAAACCCGACGTGGAGACGCTGGATCTCGTCGTCACCGGCGCCGAGTGGGGCGAGGGGCGCCGGGCGGAGCTGTTCGGCACCTTCGAGGTGAGCGTCTGTACGGAGGGAGCCGACGACGACACAAACGACGGGGAGGGAGCGTACGCCACCGTCGGGAAGGTCGCGACCGGCATCACCGACGAGGAGCTGGCCGACCTCACCGACCTGCTGGAGCCGTACGTGCGCTCGGAGGCCGGCCAGCGCGTCACGTTCGCGCCCGAGGCCGTGTTCGAGGTCGGCTACGAGGAGATCCAGCGCTCGCCGACCTACGACTCGGGGTACGCCCTCCGGTTCCCTCGGTTCGTCGCGGTTCGCGAGGACAAGGCGCCCGCGGACGCCGACTCGCTCGCGCGCCTGCGCCGGCTCGCGGACGGCGCCGAGTGA
- a CDS encoding Rieske (2Fe-2S) protein: MAPGERITSIDEVPERGSHLFTVSDPHGTDREVILVRCREDPGVRAWVNVCPHEYQRLDRGRGAAMRDGEVICPKHGSMFDTCSGDCDNGEAAGTSLTAVEIAVDDGAVYLADEDYTYRHEGARDDDDGPSSTSHIGF, translated from the coding sequence ATGGCCCCCGGCGAGCGGATCACGTCGATCGACGAGGTACCCGAGCGCGGCTCGCACCTGTTCACCGTCAGCGACCCCCACGGCACCGATCGGGAGGTGATCCTGGTCCGCTGTCGCGAGGACCCCGGCGTCCGCGCGTGGGTGAACGTCTGTCCCCACGAGTACCAGCGCCTCGACCGCGGCCGGGGCGCGGCGATGCGCGACGGGGAAGTGATCTGTCCGAAACACGGCTCCATGTTCGATACCTGCTCGGGCGACTGCGACAACGGCGAGGCCGCGGGAACGTCGCTGACGGCCGTCGAGATCGCCGTCGACGACGGCGCGGTGTACCTCGCGGACGAGGACTACACCTACCGCCACGAGGGGGCGCGCGACGACGACGACGGGCCGAGTTCCACCTCACACATCGGCTTTTGA